ACAAACTCTATTATCGCTGTGTTAGGCACTGCGGGCGTAGCGATTGCACTTGGGCTTAAAGATTCTCTCTCGTCAGTTGCAAGCGGTATTGTACTTATTATTCTTCGTCCTTTTAAACGAGGTGATTTAATTGAAGTGAGTGGTTTAATCGGTAATGTTGAAGCTATCAATCTTTTTACAACCAATCTCCGCTTAAATGACGGCAAATTCGCCATTATCCCCAATAGCAATATGGCAACTGCAAATATTATTAACACAACCTACAATGACCAAAGACGCATTGAGCTTATCATTGGCGTGGGATATGAAAGTGATATAGAATCTGTAAAAAATATCATCATTGAAGTCCTCCAATCTACTCCTGAAGTGGATTTAGAGCAGCCATATTTTATTGGCTTAACCGAACTTGCTTCAAGCTCTTTAAATTTTACGCTTCGTTTTTGGGTAAAACTTGAATATGGCATCATTAATACACAAAGCAAGGTATTAGAATCTATCAAAACAAACCTTGATAAGAATGGCATTGAGATTCCCTATAATAAACTTGATATAAATATCTCACAAGCCCCTAAGGCTAACTAATGTTGCATATTTGGGGGGCGAGAGAAGCATTTATCTGTGATGAACATTTTTCTATTGTGCATAATGGTGGGATTGCCTTTGAAGAAAATGTAGATAAAATATTGGCTGTGGGCGAATACGATACATTATGCTCACAATTTCCTAATGCAAAAATGCAGTTTTTTCCTCAAGGTGTTCTTCTTCCCGCACTCATTAATGCTCATATACATTTTGAATTTGGCGCACATTTTGCACAATTTTGTTATGGAGATTTTGGCACTTGGCTTGATAGCCTAATGGATTCACGTGATGAGGTTTTACATATTCAAAATACTTATTTTGAATCTATACTGACACAAGGCATAAACGAGCAAATAAACGCAGGTGTAGGAAGTGTGGGGGCAGTGAGCAGCTATGGCTATGATATGTCTGCACTTGCTCTAAGCCCCTTGCGTGTGGTATATTTTAATGAAGCCATAGGAAGCAATCCAAGTGCTATTGATTTTCTCTATGCCAATATGCTAGAGCGATTAAATAATGCCAAAAACCTTAGCTCTCCTACTTTTACCCCTGCTATTGCATTGCATTCACCCTATTCACTTCACCCGATAATGGCACAAAAACTCATAGACATAGCCGCCAAAGACAAACTACCACTTTCAACACATTTTTTAGAATCCGCACACGAGCGAGAATGGCTTACCCAAAATAGCGGATATTTTAAAACATTTTTTCAAAGATTCTTTCATATTGAGAATCCACAAAGCTTTTACTCGCCTCAAAGTTTTTTAGATATGCTCTCTCCCCTTAGAGATACGCCACTTTCACTTACGCATTGCTTACATATAAAAGAAGAAGAAGCAAAAAGCATAGAATCGTTACAAGCCTCTATCATCACTTGCCCTCGTAGTAATCGCCTTTTAAACAATGCCTTTTTTTCGCGCTCTCATTTACATAATAAACAAATCCCTCTTGCGCTTGGCACAGATGGCAAAAGCTCAAATAATAATGTCAATCTTCTTGATGAATTACGCGTCAGCCTCTATGCGTATCCTCAAGAGGATATACTTGCTCTTGCCAAATCATTACTTTTAAGTGCCACACTCTATGGAGCAAAGGCTTTGGGACTCAATAATGGCACACTAAGTGAGGGTAAAAATGTGGATTTTGCTATTTTTGAATTTAGCCAACCTTTATTTTATCCTAACCAATCTCGCCCTAATCAATCACCTTTGCAGTTTATTCTCCACGCCAAAACGCCCTCTCATCTTTATATCAACGCAAAGGCAGTGCTATGAAATCTCCCAAACCTCTCCAAAGCATACTTTTTGTGTGTTTAGGCAATATTTGCCGCTCTCCTTTGGCTCAAGGCATAGCACGACATATCACACAACAACATCATCTCAATATAGAGCTAGATTCTGCAGGGACTAGCGGGTGGCATATTGATGAAGAACCCTGTGCTGGTTCGCGTTATATAGCTAAAAAGCACGGATTTAGCATTGATGATTTACGAGGCAGACGCGTCAGTGTGTATGCTGATGATACATTTGATTTGATTATTGCCCTTGATAAGAGTAATTATGCTGATTTACTCGCACTTGGCTTTGATAAGGCAAAGGTCAAAAAGCTTGGTGAATTTGGATTAAAAGGAGCAGATATTCCTGACCCCTATACTTATAAAGATATGGAGGGTTTTGAACGCATATATCAAATGATATATCTTTGTGTGCATAATCTACTCTCTATACACTATCCTGTGATAGAATCTCCCTATAATACTCCCTCCACAAAAGAATAAAAGGATAAATATGACAATCACACTCTATGGAATCAAAACTTGCGGAAGTGTCAAAAAAGCAATCATACTCCTTGAAAAACACTCAATCCCCTTTACATTTATAGACTTAAAAACTCACACGCCAAGTAGAGAACAACTCGCCCTATGGATTGAACAAAAAGGCATAAAAATCGTGCTTAATACCAAAGGCACAACCTATAAAAATCTCAAAAAAGATGGAAAAATTGCTGATACGATATTAGATTCTACACTTCAAATACAAATTGATACGCTCTTTGCTGTGCCTATGCTCCTTAAACGTCCCATTATTACAAGTGATGAAAGTCTCATTATTGGCTACGATGAGAGTGCTATCTTAAATCTCATTCATATTTTTCAGCAGAGGAAGCTGTAAATGAAATCCTGCCATATCATATTTGCTGTTCTTTTTGCTTTGGGTTTAAATGCTTGTGCGGATAAAATTATCCCAAGTGCTCAAGTCAAAGATTTGCAAAGCTTTCCCCAAGATGCACTTTTTTATCTCCCCACAGATAAAGAGATAAAATCTAAATACGATGATAAGGCTCTTTTGTCCTTTAAAAAAGATTATTTGCAAAAATATTTTTCCCCTTGGCAGCAAAAGCCAAATCCAAAGAAAAACGAAGTGTTTTGGATTCTTCCCTCACTCCAAAATATCGCCACAGACAAAGGCAAAATAAAAAGCTATGGTGAGAATCTCCAAGAAATAAGTGCGCAAGAAGCAAAAGAACTCATAGATTCTATGAATCTTAGCACTTACCCAAACCAAAATCAAAAAGCCATTATCACCACTACAACTTCAGTGCGTGCAGTGCCTACAAACAAGCCTTTATTTAATAAGCCAAATGGCTATCCATTTGATAGGTGGCAAAATTCCCTTATCTTTGCCAACACACCTGTGCTTATTACACATACAAGCAAAGATAAACAATGGGTGCATATTCAATCTAGCTTTGTTTATGGCTGGATAGAATCTCAACATCTCGCCACACTCACTCAAGAGCAAGTAAAAGAAATACAAGACTACACACATTATGTAAGCCCTACTATTGATAAGATTCCCTTGGTTGATTCTCATCAAAACTTCATCACTCAAGCGCGTATTGGACAGATTTTTCCTGTATATGGCACACAGCTTAAGCAAAGCGTTGGTATTGCAATATATGCGCGCTTACCCAATGGCAAAGCTCAAAGAGAGCAAAGCTTTATCTCACCCGAAAAGGCTAAATCTTTCCCAAGAAAACTAGATTCTCAAGCTATTGCTTCAACAATTAATGCAATGATGGGACAAAAATATGGTTGGGGTGGATTCTTAGAAAGTCGTGATTGTTCAGCCTTTATCCGCGATATTTTTGCGCGATTTGGCTTACATCTCCCGCGAAATTCTAAAGCTCAAGTCTATTATGGTAAAAATCAAATTGATTTAAGCAAATTTAATCGCAAGGAGAAAGAAGCCTTTATTATTGCCAATGCCACACCTTATCAAAGCATTCTTTGGCTACAAGGACATATTATGCTCTATATTGGAACATATCAAGGTAAAGCCATTGTCGCACATAGCGCGTGGAGCGTAACCACAGGCAAAAGATATGAAAATATGCTTGGTGGAGTTGTCATTACTTCCTTGTATGCAGGAGATGAACATAATGGATTTTTTGCACAATCTGATTTACTCATTGATAGAATCCAAGCTATGTCTGACCTTTCACAGCTTGCAGAAAAGATAAAAGGGCGTCAATGAAAATTATCATAGCCCTATGCTTGTGCATTATCACTATATTTGGCAAGGAAATTTCGCCCATCAAAGTGCTTGTGAGTGTGTTGCCACAAAAAGAAATGCTTGAATATATCGGTGGTGAATATGTCAAAGTAGAAGTGCTTGTAAGTGTGGGCAAATCACCTGAAATGTATGAGCCAAGCTTCACACAAATGAGACATATCCAAAATGCACAAGTCTTTTTTGGCGTTGGAATGCCCTTTGAATCTGCTTGGCTGAAGCGATTTAAAAATACTAATCCCTCGCTTATTTATCATAGCCTTATAGATGAACAATCTTCCCAAACTCATCACGCCCACACACATAATCCTCATATTTGGCTTTCTCTCCAAACCTTGCAGCCTCGCATTTTGCTTATAGCAGATATTTTGGGCAAGATTGATACATCGCATTCACATATTTTTCAAAAAAATGCTCAAGAACTTATAGCAAAACTTAAAAACATACAAAAACGCACTGCCACACTTTTAGCTTCACCTAAAGCTCAAAAAAGTTTTATTACCTATCACCCTACATTTGCCTATTGGAGTGCAGAGTTTGGTGTGCAAGAGCTAAGCTTAGAACATAATGGCAAAGAACTCAAAGGCAAAGAATTAGTTGCGCTTATCACGCAAGCTAAAGGACACAATCTCAAAGCTGTTTTTATTCAACCACAATTTGCAAAATCACGAGTAGAAATGTTTGCTAAAGAGCTAGGTTTGCGCATCATTGAGCTTGATCCTTTACGCAAAGATTGGCTTTTGTCTTTGCAAGAGAGTGCGTGTCAAATTGCATTTTCACTTTCTATACAAGAAGTCAAACCTTGTATGCAAGAATATTTTAAAGACTAATCTATGACACCACTTGTGGATATTAAGGAACTCTATTTTGCTTATGGAGAGCATAATGTGCTTGAAAATGTTTCTTTTAAGCTGCAAGAGAAAGATTTTTGGGCAATTATTGGACCAAATGGTGGAGGTAAAACAACTTTTATAAAGCTTATACTTGGACTTTTAAAGCCTCAAAGCGGCAAGATTCAATTTGCTCACAATATGAGTATAAAACATATTGGATATGTGCCACAAATTACGCATTTTAATATGGATTTTCCTATCTGTGTGTATGATGT
This DNA window, taken from Helicobacter sp. MIT 21-1697, encodes the following:
- a CDS encoding metal ABC transporter solute-binding protein, Zn/Mn family; protein product: MKIIIALCLCIITIFGKEISPIKVLVSVLPQKEMLEYIGGEYVKVEVLVSVGKSPEMYEPSFTQMRHIQNAQVFFGVGMPFESAWLKRFKNTNPSLIYHSLIDEQSSQTHHAHTHNPHIWLSLQTLQPRILLIADILGKIDTSHSHIFQKNAQELIAKLKNIQKRTATLLASPKAQKSFITYHPTFAYWSAEFGVQELSLEHNGKELKGKELVALITQAKGHNLKAVFIQPQFAKSRVEMFAKELGLRIIELDPLRKDWLLSLQESACQIAFSLSIQEVKPCMQEYFKD
- a CDS encoding metal-dependent hydrolase; translation: MLHIWGAREAFICDEHFSIVHNGGIAFEENVDKILAVGEYDTLCSQFPNAKMQFFPQGVLLPALINAHIHFEFGAHFAQFCYGDFGTWLDSLMDSRDEVLHIQNTYFESILTQGINEQINAGVGSVGAVSSYGYDMSALALSPLRVVYFNEAIGSNPSAIDFLYANMLERLNNAKNLSSPTFTPAIALHSPYSLHPIMAQKLIDIAAKDKLPLSTHFLESAHEREWLTQNSGYFKTFFQRFFHIENPQSFYSPQSFLDMLSPLRDTPLSLTHCLHIKEEEAKSIESLQASIITCPRSNRLLNNAFFSRSHLHNKQIPLALGTDGKSSNNNVNLLDELRVSLYAYPQEDILALAKSLLLSATLYGAKALGLNNGTLSEGKNVDFAIFEFSQPLFYPNQSRPNQSPLQFILHAKTPSHLYINAKAVL
- a CDS encoding arsenate reductase family protein, yielding MTITLYGIKTCGSVKKAIILLEKHSIPFTFIDLKTHTPSREQLALWIEQKGIKIVLNTKGTTYKNLKKDGKIADTILDSTLQIQIDTLFAVPMLLKRPIITSDESLIIGYDESAILNLIHIFQQRKL
- a CDS encoding NlpC/P60 family N-terminal domain-containing protein encodes the protein MKSCHIIFAVLFALGLNACADKIIPSAQVKDLQSFPQDALFYLPTDKEIKSKYDDKALLSFKKDYLQKYFSPWQQKPNPKKNEVFWILPSLQNIATDKGKIKSYGENLQEISAQEAKELIDSMNLSTYPNQNQKAIITTTTSVRAVPTNKPLFNKPNGYPFDRWQNSLIFANTPVLITHTSKDKQWVHIQSSFVYGWIESQHLATLTQEQVKEIQDYTHYVSPTIDKIPLVDSHQNFITQARIGQIFPVYGTQLKQSVGIAIYARLPNGKAQREQSFISPEKAKSFPRKLDSQAIASTINAMMGQKYGWGGFLESRDCSAFIRDIFARFGLHLPRNSKAQVYYGKNQIDLSKFNRKEKEAFIIANATPYQSILWLQGHIMLYIGTYQGKAIVAHSAWSVTTGKRYENMLGGVVITSLYAGDEHNGFFAQSDLLIDRIQAMSDLSQLAEKIKGRQ
- the mscS gene encoding small-conductance mechanosensitive channel MscS, translated to MQEIKDYLINFLPQLEQFGIGLLKATLILIVGYYASRFIGNKVRKAIAKKDEILARFIAQIIFILSLVVMIIAALGTMGVQTNSIIAVLGTAGVAIALGLKDSLSSVASGIVLIILRPFKRGDLIEVSGLIGNVEAINLFTTNLRLNDGKFAIIPNSNMATANIINTTYNDQRRIELIIGVGYESDIESVKNIIIEVLQSTPEVDLEQPYFIGLTELASSSLNFTLRFWVKLEYGIINTQSKVLESIKTNLDKNGIEIPYNKLDINISQAPKAN
- a CDS encoding low molecular weight protein-tyrosine-phosphatase, translating into MKSPKPLQSILFVCLGNICRSPLAQGIARHITQQHHLNIELDSAGTSGWHIDEEPCAGSRYIAKKHGFSIDDLRGRRVSVYADDTFDLIIALDKSNYADLLALGFDKAKVKKLGEFGLKGADIPDPYTYKDMEGFERIYQMIYLCVHNLLSIHYPVIESPYNTPSTKE